One Glycine soja cultivar W05 chromosome 2, ASM419377v2, whole genome shotgun sequence genomic region harbors:
- the LOC114403828 gene encoding E3 ubiquitin-protein ligase ORTHRUS 2-like, with translation MAQLPCDSDGVCMLCKQKPSPSQTLSCRTCATPWHLSCLPSAPLSLSDSHWDCPDCSDTSNHYPVAPTADLVSAVHAIQADTSLTDQEKAKKRQELLAGSSDSSKDKAKTKDIFDGSLNCSICMQLPERPVTTPCGHNLCLRCFEKWVGQGKRTCANCRAQIPAKMASQPRINSQLAMAIRLAKAAKSGEGSSGPPKVYHFVRNQDRPDTAFTTERAKKTGKANACSGKIFVTVPPDHFGPIPSENDPIRNRGVLVGDTWEDRMECRQWGAHLPHVAGIAGQSGYGSQSVALSGGYEDDEDHGEWFLYTGSGGRDLSGNKRTNKLQSFDQKFENMNEALRVSCRKGYPVRVVRSHKEKRSSYAPESGVRYDGVYRIEKCWRKNGTQGCKVCRYLFVRCDNEPAPWTSDEIGDRPRPLPKIDELKGAVDITERKGDPSWDFDEEKGSWLWKKPPPESKKSVDIKAEDGTTIRVKRKAKNVSVKERLLKEFGCQICRKAMASPLTTPCAHNFCKACLEGAFSGQSFIRNRACGGGRTLRAQKNFMKCPSCSTDIADFLQNPQVNREMLAVIESLQRQAEDENSEESSDKNDENLHDPTEVSKPCDSSDKVLEEIKDNELNQPHKRRKE, from the exons ATGGCGCAGCTTCCCTGCGACTCCGATGGCGTCTGCATGCTCTGCAAACAGAAACCCAGTCCCTCCCAAACCCTCTCCTGTAGAACATGTGCTACTCCCTGGCACCTTTCGTGTCTCCCTTCggcccctctctccctctccgaCTCACATTGGGACTGCCCCGACTGTTCCGACACCTCCAACCATTACCCCGTCGCTCCCACCGCCGACCTTGTCTCCGCCGTTCATGCCATTCAGGCCGACACCTCTCTCACTGACCAGGAGAAGGCAAAGAAACGTCAAGAACTCCTCGCTGGCTCTTCCGACTCCTCAAAGGACAAAGCCAAAACCAAAGACATTTTTGACGGAAGCTTAAATTGCTCCATATGCATGCAGTTACCGGAGAGGCCCGTCACg ACACCTTGTGGGCACAACTTGTGTTTGAGATGTTTCGAGAAGTGGGTCGGACAGGGGAAGCGCACCTGTGCCAATTGCCGTGCTCAAATCCCGGCGAAGATGGCGAGTCAGCCGAGGATCAACTCTCAGCTGGCAATGGCCATCCGATTGGCGAAGGCGGCCAAGTCGGGAGAAGGGTCCTCGGGCCCACCCAAGGTGTACCACTTTGTCCGCAACCAGGACCGCCCCGATACCGCATTCACCACAGAGCGAGCCAAGAAGACTGGGAAAGCCAATGCTTGCAGTGGTAAGATTTTTGTGACTGTTCCTCCTGACCATTTTGGTCCCATCCCGTCTGAAAACGACCCCATCAGGAACCGCGGTGTTCTTGTTGGTGACACGTGGGAGGACAGGATGGAGTGTCGCCAGTGGGGTGCTCATTTGCCTCATGTTGCCGGCATTGCTGGACAGAGTGGCTATGGTTCCCAGTCTGTTGCCCTTTCTGGTGGTTACGAGGATGACGAGGATCACGGTGAGTGGTTCCTTTACACTGGCAGTGGTGGCAGAGATCTCAGTGGTAACAAACGAACCAACAAGCTTCAATCCTTTGACCAGAAGTTTGAAAACATGAACGAGGCCTTGAGAGTCAGCTGCAGGAAGGGTTATCCCGTTCGGGTTGTAAG GTCGCACAAGGAAAAGCGTTCTTCTTATGCACCGGAGTCTGGAGTGCGTTACGATGGAGTTTATAGAATAGAGAAATGCTGGCGCAAAAATGGAACACAA GGTTGCAAGGTTTGTAGGTATTTGTTTGTGAGATGTGACAATGAGCCAGCACCCTGGACaag TGATGAAATTGGAGATCGCCCACGCCCACTGCCTAAAATTGATGAGTTGAAGGGTGCGGTTGATATAACTGAAAGGAAGGGTGATCCATCGTGGGATTTTGAT GAGGAAAAGGGGTCCTGGTTGTGGAAGAAGCCTCCACCAGAAAGCAAGAAATCAGTGGACATTAAAGCTGAAGATGGAACAACAATCAGAGTTAAACGGAAAGCAAAAAATGTGTCCGTGAAAGAAAGGCTATTGAAAG AGTTTGGTTGCCAAATATGTCGCAAGGCGATGGCTTCCCCTCTTACTACACCTTGTGCTCACAACTTCTGCAAAGCCTGTTTGGAGGGTGCCTTTTCTGGCCAAAGTTTCATCAGAAATAGGGCATGTGGAGGTGGACGCACTTTACGAGCGCAGAAGAATTTTATGAAATGCCCATCATGTTCAACTGACATTGCTGACTTTCTCCAGAATCCACAG GTTAATAGAGAAATGCTGGCTGTTATAGAATCACTACAACGCCAGGCTGAAGATGAAAATTCTGAAGAGTCAAGTgataaaaatgatgaaaatctGCATGACCCAACTGAGGTTTCTAAACCTTGTGATTCTAGTGATAAGGTCCTGGAGGAAATTAAGGACAATGAGCTGAATCAGCCACACAAGCGAAGGAAAGAGTGA
- the LOC114403819 gene encoding uncharacterized protein LOC114403819: protein MKKILVSIKFLFCFSLLCVLFSSLPLLLQSLKPSLMQFFSYLVEKSYMFLFCNGLLLVLIAINSAPINASSPPTTERAAFSVHIEENSSQLESKEPDIAVAAAPIAAEETEFPQEEENVLEIVERENVLSDTQEGGNALVTIDEDVHDTEELNKKCEDFIKRMKATFSSTNLELRAVDRFYFDNRSCLMNLPFF, encoded by the coding sequence ATGAAGAAGATACTAGTATCAATCAAGTTcctgttttgtttttctctgcTCTGTGTTTTGTTCTCTTCACTTCCTTTACTCCTTCAATCCTTGAAGCCATCCCTCATGCAATTCTTCAGCTACTTGGTTGAAAAAAGCTACATGTTCCTTTTCTGCAATGGCCTCCTTCTTGTTTTAATAGCCATCAACTCTGCTCCAATCAATGCCTCTTCACCACCAACCACTGAACGTGCTGCTTTTTCTGTTCACATAGAAGAGAATAGCAGCCAGTTAGAATCCAAGGAACCAGACATTGCAGTTGCAGCAGCACCAATTGCTGCTGAGGAAACTGAATTCCCACAAGAAGAGGAAAATGTTTTGGAGATAGTAGAACGAGAAAATGTGCTATCAGATACCCAAGAAGGGGGAAATGCCCTTGTTACCATTGATGAAGATGTGCATGACACTGAAGAGTTAAATAAGAAATGTGAAGATTTTATTAAAAGGATGAAAGCAACGTTCTCTTCCACTAACTTGGAGCTAAGGGCTGTCGAcagattttattttgataatcgaTCATGTCTCATGAATCTCCCTTTCTTTTGA